A stretch of Leishmania infantum JPCM5 genome chromosome 19 DNA encodes these proteins:
- a CDS encoding peptidylprolyl isomerase-like protein, which yields MSDRPISSSASAVSEASQPPMEVAYPLNEEVEVPGTDGGLYKTVLVEGAGSQPVKGAKVTVHYVGTLLDGTKFDSSRDRGDCFEFTLGRGQVIKGWDKGVSTMRIGEKALLRCSPEYAYGVAGSPPTIPANATLLFEVELFHWTREVDISAAKDKSLMMSVLKDGVDYENPDFESSVTMDLLIYVGEFDPENKDKYTPVKTMPDWKAVVGVTSLPPHLEAFLYKMRKRESAACRVRSDLICDAVPEFAIPSSAERGHCDVTYVVEISELSRVKTYDFIGEAKVAEGEKRKNSGNDAFKAGKLDLAERFYRRAMEFIGQDYGFDDTVKPECHRVRIGVMGNLAQVLLMRNKYAESADFSRKVLSLDSSNTKALFRLAKALDGLQDWDDALKCVTDILAIDPGNADAASLKVRLMQEQRAFDQKQKSMFKKMFA from the coding sequence ATGTCGGATCGACCaatcagcagctccgccagcgccgtgagTGAGGCCAGCCAGCCGCCGATGGAGGTGGCATATCCTCTGAatgaggaggtggaggtgcccGGGACGGATGGCGGCCTGTACAAGACAGTGCTGGTGGAGGGTGCGGGCTCGCAACCCGTGAAGGGGGCCAAGGTAACGGTCCACTATGTCGGcacgctgctggacggcaCAAAGTTTgacagcagccgcgacaGGGGTGACTGCTTTGAGTTCACCCTGGGCCGTGGCCAGGTCATCAAGGGCTGGGACAAGGGTGTGTCGACGATGCGGATTGGCGAGAAAGCGCTGTTGAGGTGTTCGCCGGAGTACGCTTACGGCGTCGCTGGCAGCCCCCCCACCATTCCTGCCAACGCCACGCTTCTCTTTGAGGTGGAGCTGTTCCATTGGACGCGCGAGGTCGACATCTCCGCTGCGAAGGACAAGTCCCTCATGATGAGCGTCTTGAAAGATGGCGTCGACTACGAGAATCCAGACTTTGAGTCGTCCGTGACGATGGACCTTCTCATTTACGTGGGCGAATTCGATCCGGAGAACAAGGACAAGTACACACCGGTGAAGACGATGCCCGACTGGAaggccgtcgtcggcgtcacgTCGCTGCCTCCGCACCTAGAGGCGTTTCTGTACAAGATGCGCAAGCGGGAATCGGCGGCGTGCCGGGTGCGCAGCGACCTGATCTGCGACGCCGTGCCGGAGTTCGCCATCCCGTCCAGCGCCGAGCGAGGCCACTGCGATGTCACATACGTGGTCGAGATCAGCGAGCTGAGCCGTGTCAAGACGTATGATTTCATCGGAGAAGCCAAGGTTGCTGAGGGGGAGAAGCGCAAGAACAGTGGAAACGACGCGTTCAAAGCCGGCAAGCTGGACCTGGCGGAGCGCTTCTACCGTCGCGCGATGGAGTTCATCGGGCAAGACTACGGCTTCGATGACACCGTTAAGCCGGAATGCCATCGTGTACGCATCGGCGTGATGGGAAAcctcgcgcaggtgctgctgatgcgcaaCAAGTACGCCGAGTCCGCTGACTTCTCACGGAAGGTGCTAAGCCTCGACTCCAGCAACACGAAGGCGCTCTTTCGCCTGGCGAAGGCGCTGGACGGACTGCAGGACTGGGACGACGCTTTGAAGTGTGTCACTGACATCCTCGCCATCGACCCTGGGAATGCCGACGCGGCCAGCTTGAAGGTGCGACTCATGCAGGAGCAGAGGGCCTTCGACCAAAAGCAGAAGTCCATGTTCAAGAAGATGTTCGCCTAG